CCGGATGGACTCGGAGATGCACAACAGATCAGCACaagctggggacactgctcgGGTCTGACCTCCCCCCGGGCCAGCACCCTCCTCCACCAgcgctggccctgggccacccGACCTTCACGTGAGGCCAAATCCCGTGGTGACGCAGGTGGTGACAGGGATGTGCCCGGCCCGGGAGCAAGCGAGAGGTTCACCACCCCCAGCCTGCAGTGCCCACGGATGGTCCCTGGGCAAGGAAGGATGCTGGTCCCTCCCGGGAGGAGCAGGAGACCCTGTCAAGTTCCCCAAGGAAACCGGGCACGGACGGCGCACTGGCACCAGCCTCTGGCTGCACGGGAGCACCGGCAGGGCTCCGTGCCGGTTCCGCGTGGGCACAGCCCGGCCGCCCCCGCAACAGTTTGCAGCGAGAGCCCAGGCGGGCGCGGGCAGGAACTCGGGGTCCTGACACGGCTGTCCAGAAAACTGGATCCAGGGGACGGAAGAGTGGGGCTGGGGCACCACGGAAACAGCCCCCTCACGGGGTATTAATAGCACCGGAGCAATCCCAGCTTAAAATAGGCTGCCGGGAGCAGGGAGGCGAGTCCCGGGCGGACGTGACCTATTGTGTCAGTGAGTACCGCTGGCATCAGCACAATCAGGGGCGTTCATTTAGGAAAGCACACGTGTGATCCGCTGCCCACCCAGGTGGGAGACCCCCGAGACCCTCCCTGGACTCCGGCCCCAGCACGGCCCGACAGCACCAACACCAGGTGCTGGGAGCAGACTGCAAGCTGGTCAGGCCAGGCCCAAGGCTCAGTGCTTGTCAGGAGAGAGCACGGGAGAGCAGAAGCTGCTCGAGGGGCGGGAGCGGGCATCTTCTCACGGGAGCCCAGGGGTGTCCTGAGCAGGAGCGGGTGATGCTGCAGCGTGGCCATGGCACTTGACAGGGCGACCCACGGACACTCCACAGAGCCGGGCAGGGCCAGATTGTGCCCTTGGGGACCCTGGGTCCAGGCAGGGTGCGGGGATGCCCTGTCAGTCCCGGTGTGACCAGCATCGCGGGCAGGTGGCGACCCTCGGTCACTCGGGGATgcggctgctctgcagctgctcgGAGCCGCTGCACGGGCACAGGGGGAGCGAGGAGAGGCGGACAGAAGCGGTGCGGGGGGACGCGGGGCTCGGCGCGGGGACGCGGCTCGGCACCCCAGCGCTGCGCAGgtgccgggcccggggcgcgggggggccggcccggcgcgTTGCCGGTGCGGGGCTCTCACCTTCATGATGCTGGcccggggcgcggcgggcgcggggctccGCTCCGCCGAGTCCTcgcggctgctgctgcctgagccCGAGCCGgggctgccgccgccgccgccgcggggcccGTTGGGCAgaggcgcggcggggcggggcgagcccggcggcggggcgccCCGGGGCCCCTCCGCCATCCCCCGCGGCCTCAGGGCAGCGGCCGCCGCGGGGCCCCGGGGCGCCCGGAgcctgcgcccgccgccgccgccgctgcggGCTCAGTGGCGGAGCGGGCGGGAGGCGGCGCGGCCGGGAGGAGGGgacgggccgggccgggggcggggacgcggcggggatggggacggggacggcGCGGCCCCCTCGCCCCGGGCTGCAGCGGCGGGGCGCGCGGGCGGGCACCGGGCACCGGCACCTTCCACCGCCGGGGCATCCCCGGCCTCCGCCCAGAACTGCGGCGCCCGGGCCCGGCAGCCGCCCCATCCCGGTGGGACCCCGGCCGAGCTCGCACCCTGCAGTCGGGCACGCAAACCCAGCCTGGCACCCTTCAGCCGGGCAGCCGCACCCTCTAGCCTTGGTATCAGCAGCACAAATGAGCCTGCACCCAAAACAAGCTGCACCCTGCAGCCGGGCACTCAAATCGACCTTGCACCCTGCAGCCTGGCATCCAAACCCAGCCGGGCACTCAgcagcctggccctgcccagcGGGTTCCACCTCACCAGCCTCCCCTCCCACCGGGGTGGTACCCAGGCATGGCAGTGCAAGCAGAGCCGCCCCgtgcagccccggccccgcacgGCGCTGCCACGCAGGTGGCTCGAGGCTTTTGTTTCAGGGTGCTCCGAGCCCAAGGCAAAGCTTCTCCCCGACCTGGAGCAGAAATTTTGCTCCAGGTTtttccagcagggatgggagctCGGGCCTCAGACAGGTTCACCCCTGGTGAGGGTCTTGGTTGTGCCGGGGCATGCTTTGTTTTGTGTGAGTCTTGTTCAAGACTTCATCTCCTGCCCATGGCCCGGCtgcccaccagcagcagctgcggCACAGCAGGTGCCCCACACGCCCTCGCCAGCCCTTGAAATAACCCTTAATGAGCAGTAGGGGAAATGACCAGTCCCTCCTGATGTGCCTCAAAGGCACAAAGAGCCTGGTGCCCCCAGAGTGCTCAGCTGGTTAAATATTCATGGCTGCCCCTTCCCCAAGACCCCTGAGAACAGCAGCAACTCCTCAGCCCCCAGAGCAGATTGCTTGAGCAATCTCTTTaattaagattaaaaataatagtCTAAAAAATCAATCCCGGAGTGCggtcctttatttatttttaaaagataatcctcctttattttgcatttggtttttaaaacattaaaagcaGCCTTTACTGGAGCTTATTCTTAAACCAGTGGAACACGCACTGAAacccagctggggctgctctgtgaCACCCGCCACCACCAGCCACCTGAGCCCTGCCCGCAgtgtccctgccaggggacAAAATGCCACAGGGACCCAGTGCTCAGTGATGAGCCACGGctcttctgctcctcctgctcctgcaggtttCCATTGAGCCCTCTGCATCAGCCACGGGCTGTGGTGCACAATGGGAAAGGCACAGGAACCCACCCCACTGTGGCTGCAGGTGTTGCCAAGGCACTGAGTGAGGGGGTCCTGCAGCTGCGGGATCCCACTGCCCCCTGAGGCTCCCaagctcctgctccatctccacagcagcactgagtgGTGCCCACGggtgcctgctgctgccacggATCACGGTCAAGCTCACTGTCTCCATTTGCTCCACTCAGCCAAACCCTCTGGGCTGGGCACCCTTGCCCCCACACCCTCCCACCCCAGGGACACAGCCCCTCCTCAGAGGGTGCATGCCGAGTGAACCCCAGGGTGGAAGGGCTCTGAGGCCCCTAGGCTGCCCTAGGAGATGACTGATCCCTGGATgagccacagcagctgctcttcaCGCAGGACCCTGGGCATGGGCATGGGGGAGCCCAGTGCTTCCCGCAGCCGGGTGAAGGTCCTGGGCCTCACCAGGTGCAGGCGCAGGGGCCCAATGCTGCCCTTGAAGCGGAAGGATTTGTAGATGGGGAAATCCTCCTGGAGACACTGGTCCAGCTGCAAAGAgagggcagctgcctgtgctggtcCCACACTGCCATACCAGCGTCCTTCAGCCACGCCACACAGACCCAGAGCAGAGTCCATGTCCTGCTCACCTTGTAGCGCTGCCCCTCCGACAGGTCCCGCAGGCCCTGCAGCTCCATGAACACCTCGTAGTGGGGGGCACAGGGCCCTGAAGAGTCACCTGGAGCAGCACCATGAGTATGTTAAAGCTGCCagcttcctgcagcacaggagggCTGCAGACCCCCATGCAGTGCCAGCTACACTTTTAGGGGGACTTGGACAGCTCAGGGGAACTCACCCAGCAGGCTGCTCTCCACACAGACGTAGTCAATCAGGCGAGCACCCGGCCACATCCTCAGGGTGCGGCACAGGCTCTGGCAGAACTGCTCCTCAGGGATGCTCTCACCTCGCACGCTCAGCGTCTGGCTCTCCCTGCGGCGCAGGGACACAGGGTGGGTCATTGGCACCCTCCTGCTAAGACCCTGCCTGTAAATGGGCCCAGCTCCCTAAGGTGAGGGACAGGCATGGGGTGTCCCCACCTGCGCACAGGTTCCACCAGGGGACATTTCTTGTGGAAGCCGGTCACCTTCAGCACCTCCCCAGTACGGCACCTGCATGGGCAGGGGGAGTGTGAGGGGGAGATGGGTgcgtggggctggggcaggcagcCCCCCAGGACTACACAGCAGCGAGGAGGCACCTGTATTCTCCTGGCTGGGCTGTCACAACCAGCCCGTACTCGCGGCCCTCCCAGAGCTCATCCAGCAGCACCGTCCGTGGTTCCTTGctggccaggcagggcaggaactCGCAGAAAGCCCAGTCAGGGCACAGCAGGAATCGGGGCACTGGCTCTGCTGGCCACAGGTTTACAccaagcagggctgggcagaggcagcACGTGCCAGTGTGAGCTCCCCAGACCAGCTCATCCTTGCCCACAGAAGCCTCACCCCTTCCAAAGGGCAGAATTTTGCTGGTGCCAGGACTGAGCTGTTTTCAGGTCGCAGGAAGGGAATGCAGCACAGAGAGGCACCagcatttgctggggcagggagaTCTGTGCTGCCATATGGCAGCAGTTCCCTGTGGGCACCCAGGGCAGACCATGGGGACATGCCAGCGTGGAGGACACTCACCTCCCGCTGCCTGGTAGAAGGGGCAGTAGAAGGGCAGCCCCTGGCAGTCCGCCTGGCGGAGGGAGTCGCAGTAGAGCCGCTCCGTGCCATGCATGGTcctcaccaccaccacctccagcTGTGGCCACAGACGCAACACGATGCCCTCGAAGCCGCGGGCACACTCAGCACGGAGCTCGGCTGCCCGGGCAGCACCAGGCGTCAACAGTGCCTGCAGCTGGTCCCGCACCCCCTCGGGCAGCCCGGGCTGGAGGCTcagcctgcccagctccagctcctgggccAGCCGGGGCCATTCAGTGCGCAGGGTCACCAGCGCGTCGTGCAGCTCGGCTGCCAGCCCGGCCTCCAGCACACGCAGCGCACGCTGCCGCAGGGCAAAGAGCAGCTGCACCCGCAGCGCAGCGGCCCGCGAGGGCAGGACGGCCGCTGCGGCCGGGGTGCAGTACAGGGTGGGCAGCGGCCACCCCGCCGGGGCGCGGGGACGGCCAGGGCTCCAGTGCAGCACGGCCGTGCCCCGGCGGACCAGTGCCCGTGGAAACGCGGCGCCGAGGGCATCCAGGTAAAGCAGGGAGCCCTGCGGGGGAGGGTCGGGTCAGGAGGGCAGAGCCTGCGGGGATCCGCGCCCaccccgcccgccgctccccgTACCTGCAGCCGGGGGTCGGTGTCCCAGGAGccggggagcagagcccagagccgcAGCGGGGGAACCGGAAACCCCGGCGCTTCGTCCCGACAGGGCTGCCCCAGGGGATGCCGCTCCTGGAACTCCTCCGAGCCTGCCGGGACAGGCACAAGCTGAGAAGGGCGACCATGGGACCGACCCCTTCCCGCCCCCCTTCCCGCAGCCCCGCGCTCACCGCCGGccgtcccggtgccggtgcccaGCAGGcgccgcagccgccgctccTGGCTCAGCCGCACGTCGCTGCCCGCAGCCTCCAGCCGCCGCCGGTACCGGCCCCCGGCGCGGCGCAGCGCGGAACGGACTAGGCGGTGCCGTAGCGCGGGGACGgccacggccacggccacggccacggccacgGCCACCACCGCCGCGACTGCCACCGCCGGCAGCATCGCGGAATGCGGACACCGCCTCAGGGAAGGGACCCGGCCCTGGACCCCCCTCGCCCACCCGGCTATTCCGCCTCCGGCAGAAATGACGGAGATTTATCGCGCCCGGCACCGCCTCCCTCCCCGcttcacttttattttcattttcacctTTACACCGCACACCCCGGGCCCCCCGCTCGGCGGGGAATTCAACCGCAATTGAACCCCGGATACCAGCGCCCTCTACCCCTCCATCAAAAGCAAGCTCCTGCTTTGGAACAGGGCAATTGATCCGGTGTACCTTGCTTTTTGCCCGAAAAAacggccccagccccagcccagcccctgcaccTTAGAGCAGCTCTCCCGCCCGGACAGAGCTGCCCGGATCCGCCCAGCTTGTGCCAACCGAGGTCCGACGACCCTGCCCTCGGGGATTGGGACCCCGAACACCGGGCCCAGCCCCAGCATTCATCTGGTGCACCCGAGATGAGAAGCTCCCCAGAGGGACCCACCTCTGTCCCAAGACACACGTGGCACCCAGAGCTTTTGTGTTACAAAAATATTCCGTGCTTTATTTACTCTGTGATAGAAAAATAACATGGCCAGGACCCCAGAGTTTCCTGCCCAGGCGAGGGGAGAAGCAGCGGGCAGAGGGCTCCGCTTCCCCAAACGCCCTGCCCACCCGACTGCCCTCGCTGGGTGCCCTCGCACCCTGCCACCCTCATGCTGCACCGGCTCCAGAGGGGACACCGAGGCCGGGAGCCGGAGGGGCTCCTGCATTCCTGGGGGCAGAGGAGAAGATGAGgtgcagggaccctgccactgTGGAGCAGAGCACCAGCACGGGCTAGGGGAGCCCTGGCAGAACCCCTCCTCTGCCCTCTGCCCTCACGCACCCCTGGGAACAGAGCTGCGGGGGAGAACAAGAAGGCGACATGTACATTCTTAGTGACGACTGCAAAAGCGAACCTGAGGCCGGGCTGGCGGCCCCCgccccagcagccccacggagggtgaggggctgcagggccagTGCTGGCAGAAGCGGAAAGCCGAAGCTGGGCCTCTTAAAAGGAACATACAGGAAAACCATGCGACAAATCCGCTGCCGTTTATACAAGGGCATAAACACCAAAGAGCTGGACGCCAGCCTGTGTTtcggggcagcacagagcaAATCCTGGGGGCAGGGCCCACCCGCTGTCCCCTGGCACAGAGACACGAACACAGCACAGTCCCCGCAGCGCCCGGGGCCAGGGGCAAGGGAGCAGGCGCCTGCTTGTCATGACTGGGCGTGGGGGATCCACTGACTGTCCACGGGGCGCCGCAGCAGCTCCTCCACGTGCCTTGCCACATCCATCGTGTCTTCCAGGTCAAAATCACCCTCGGGGTCCAGCACAGGGTCggggctgtgggaggcaggCGGTGAGGGGAGGACCAGCTGCAGCAGTACAGGGATAGGGGTGCGATACTCACTTCTGGGTGTACATGTTGTAATGAGGCTGGGAGCAGACAGCAGGCGACGGTGCCTGGTCCATGTAGGTGGCCCCTCCAGGGGCAGAATCTCCTGATGCATTGACAAACCTGTGGGGATGGGTTTTATGAGCACTGGGTGCCCCACGGGTGAAGTCACCAAGATGTCTCACAAGGCTCAGTGCCAATGTGGCCATTGCTGGTGGACCTGAGCTCCTcagtgccctgggctgccaCCCAATCCAGCCAATTCAATGCTGGGAACCCATGGCAACCACTGCCCAGGATCTCCCTTTGGGGTCACACTTACTCTGGCACCACTTGCTTGATCTGTGGCTTCACATATCCATCCACAGCTTTAGCTAGAGAGAAGGAGGCAGCACTGAGGGCCCAAACTCCAGCACATGCCACGACCccgggcagtgctgggggctcAAATGTGGCCAGATGCAGAACCCCTGTGGGGCCCAAGGGTGGGGGTTGCTGAGAACACCAGCTCCATCCAGCTGGATGCACAAAAGAGGGGACACACGTGGGGTGAAGGGACAGCGCTACCTGGCGTGGACTCACAGAGAACCGGCGTGTAGTACTTGGAGAACACCTCGTCCTTGGGCCGGTCGGGGAACACGTAGATGAGGTAACTGAGATCCCCGAGGCGGTCAGCCAAGGAGCGGATGGAGAAGTCCCTGGTGGTGAAAGGCATCAGGTTCCAGAACATCCTCTCAGCTGCAAGACAAGTGTGAGGATCATGGTGACTCCCAGAGtttgcagcagctcctggctgtgctctgcacaTGGGCTACGAGGTCACATCAAGCAGCAAACAGCACGTCCCACACTGCATCCCTCCCCCAGCACCAGCTGAGGATAAAGCACAGGTCACCAGAAAATGGGATAAAGTAGGAGGTACAGCAAAGCCACGGCAGGTCTGGCCTCATCCTGACATGTGGGGGGCTGGTTCCCCAACCATGGGGCTCCATGGGGCTCTGTGGTGCTTCTCAGTCATGTGGCCCTCCAAAGGATGCTCTTGTGAACAGCAACAGACTCTTGCATGGGGTCAGGATACAACCCCTGCACTGGGGAGCACCACCGAGTAACTGGATTTCGTACAGTCCACATCATTCCCCAGGGCTGGGTTGGAGGGTTCAGCCTggtcccttctccccactgctgcAACAATTCGAGtctgacacagccacagctgcagtgagcGAGGGCAGCACCGCTCCCCATGGGACAGCCACGGCATTCTGGGGGCTCTGGTGCTCGCCTCTTTCCTGAGGATAACTCCAGCATGCCTGCCGTGGCGGTGCCACTACCAAGGGCATGAGGTGGCCTGGATGGGGCCACTCGGTCCAGGGATGCCAGTGCCTGGCACACACTCACAGGAGTCGAACTTCCAGGCAATGGTGATGCCACCGATCTCCGAGTCGCTGAAGCGCAGGAGGAAGGTCCCGTCGGGCTTGTTGATGAGCAGGTCGTGCGCCTGCTGCTTGTTGACGAAGCCCAGGATGGCCCTAGGCAGAGTAGGGCGTCAGGGCTTGGGGCTCGGGCCAGGCTGCACAGGACAGGGCGGCTCTTACCCGTCGTTCCAGTGCGGCTTCAAATGCTTCTTCAGCACCTCCATGACCCCGTCAAACCACTGCCAGAAGGTGTAATTCCTCCCAGGCAGGTTTTCCTGTTGAAATCCCCAGATAATGAGCACTCCTGTCACCAGCCTCTGAGCCTCTGTGACACAGCACAGACAttgggtgcagcagcagagactcAGGGACCCCCAGGTGGGTACACCCCATCCAGCCCCACAAGCACTCTGGACAGAGCCCAGGCCACTTACCCGGTTGAACTGGGACCAGGACACTGTGGTGCTGCTGTAGTCCTCCAGGTGGGAGCTGGTGCTGTTGAAGAGCTTTTGTGCCAGGAACACCAGGTTCTCCTTGGTCAGCCCGCGGCTGCTCTGCACTTCTGCCTTGAACTTCATGTTGAGTGCCTCGCAGAGCTGTGGCCACTGCACCTTGTCGGGCACAGCGAAGGGCACGCGGCCCTGGGGGCAGAGAGCATGGTCAGCACCAGCTCTGCCTGATCCCTCCAGGCATGTCCCACCGGGAGGCTGAGCCCTattcccacactggggagatGGGGCCTGTCCTGCCCCCACGGCACTGGCACTCACGGGCTCGGCAAAGGCGTTGTCCCAAAGCACAGTGGCCGTGGCGTTGTTGTCCTGGCTCCCATGCACAATCACcaccacaggcagggacagcgtCTGCCGAGAGGAAGGAGACTGGAATGGGCTGTGGGGCACCAAGGGAGCATCACCCATGGGCACCCATGtggccccagcccagccccattCCTGTGGGCATAGTGCCCATGGCTTGCCTAGGGCCTGCAGAAGGGACAGAGCAGCTTTACCTTCACCTGGAACACCAGCTCATTCCCACCGACACTGAACTGTGACTCGAAGAGGATGGTGAATTTCTCCTCCGTCACTGACTCAGCCCCGCGGCGATCTGAGCGCTTGATCCGCTTCAGGGACTGCAGGGACACCAGGGGTGAGCACGGAGGAATAGATGGGCACAGCGGGGTGAACACAGAGGGACACAAGAGGACAGGACGGGGAGCCAGGGGCACTCACCATGTTGCGGAAGTGGGCGCTGAGTGTCCCAGTGGCCTGGTGATACTCCATCACACAGCAGTTGTTGAGGATCTCCCCGCTGCTCTCACTGCCGCAGGAATGCACACGGAGTCAGGGCACACCAGGACTGGGAGCTGTGCAAAGTGCAGCCCTTCCCCCCGCCCCACACCCTGCCCCCTGGCATTACTTGCGGGTGCTCTCATTCTTCAGCAGGGCCTTGGCTTGCTGCTCGCTGATGATGGTGGCCTTCACTTGAGGGGGGTTCATGTGCACATTCAGCTTCCCCCCCACCAGGAGCCGCACTGTGGCTGCAAACTTGGTCTGTGTCTTCAGCACTTGAGGGGGCTGCTTCTCGATGATGAAGGTGctgggtggggacagggggatcAGGGAGGCTGGGAAGCGGGCAGGGCCAACCTGGCCCCCCACCCAGCT
This genomic window from Anomalospiza imberbis isolate Cuckoo-Finch-1a 21T00152 chromosome 22, ASM3175350v1, whole genome shotgun sequence contains:
- the GHDC gene encoding GH3 domain-containing protein; protein product: MLPAVAVAAVVAVAVAVAVAVAVPALRHRLVRSALRRAGGRYRRRLEAAGSDVRLSQERRLRRLLGTGTGTAGGSEEFQERHPLGQPCRDEAPGFPVPPLRLWALLPGSWDTDPRLQGSLLYLDALGAAFPRALVRRGTAVLHWSPGRPRAPAGWPLPTLYCTPAAAAVLPSRAAALRVQLLFALRQRALRVLEAGLAAELHDALVTLRTEWPRLAQELELGRLSLQPGLPEGVRDQLQALLTPGAARAAELRAECARGFEGIVLRLWPQLEVVVVRTMHGTERLYCDSLRQADCQGLPFYCPFYQAAGALLGVNLWPAEPVPRFLLCPDWAFCEFLPCLASKEPRTVLLDELWEGREYGLVVTAQPGEYRCRTGEVLKVTGFHKKCPLVEPVRRESQTLSVRGESIPEEQFCQSLCRTLRMWPGARLIDYVCVESSLLGDSSGPCAPHYEVFMELQGLRDLSEGQRYKLDQCLQEDFPIYKSFRFKGSIGPLRLHLVRPRTFTRLREALGSPMPMPRVLREEQLLWLIQGSVIS
- the LOC137486816 gene encoding signal transducer and activator of transcription 5B isoform X1 translates to MAVWIQAQQLQGEALRQMQALYGQHFPIEVRHYLSQWIESQAWDSIDLDNPQENVKATQLLEGLIQELQKKADHQVGEDGFLLKIKLGHYATQLQNTYDRCPMELVRCIRHILYHEQRLVREANNSPSPSGSLVDAMSQKHLQINQTFEELRLITQDSENELKKLQQTQEYFIIQYQENMRLQAQFSQLSQLGPQERMSRETTLQQKKASLEAWLHREAQTLQQYRVDLAEKHQKTLQLLRKQQTTILDDELIQWKRRQQLAGNGGPPEGTLDVLQTWCEKLAEIIWQNRQQIRRAEHLCQQLPIPGPVEEMLSELNGTITDIISALVTSTFIIEKQPPQVLKTQTKFAATVRLLVGGKLNVHMNPPQVKATIISEQQAKALLKNESTRNESSGEILNNCCVMEYHQATGTLSAHFRNMSLKRIKRSDRRGAESVTEEKFTILFESQFSVGGNELVFQVKTLSLPVVVIVHGSQDNNATATVLWDNAFAEPGRVPFAVPDKVQWPQLCEALNMKFKAEVQSSRGLTKENLVFLAQKLFNSTSSHLEDYSSTTVSWSQFNRENLPGRNYTFWQWFDGVMEVLKKHLKPHWNDGAILGFVNKQQAHDLLINKPDGTFLLRFSDSEIGGITIAWKFDSSERMFWNLMPFTTRDFSIRSLADRLGDLSYLIYVFPDRPKDEVFSKYYTPVLCESTPAKAVDGYVKPQIKQVVPEFVNASGDSAPGGATYMDQAPSPAVCSQPHYNMYTQNPDPVLDPEGDFDLEDTMDVARHVEELLRRPVDSQWIPHAQS
- the LOC137486816 gene encoding signal transducer and activator of transcription 5B isoform X2, producing MAVWIQAQQLQGEALRQMQALYGQHFPIEVRHYLSQWIESQAWDSIDLDNPQENVKATQLLEGLIQELQKKADHQVGEDGFLLKIKLGHYATQLQNTYDRCPMELVRCIRHILYHEQRLVREANNSPSPSGSLVDAMSQKHLQINQTFEELRLITQDSENELKKLQQTQEYFIIQYQENMRLQAQFSQLSQLGPQERMSRETTLQQKKASLEAWLHREAQTLQQYRVDLAEKHQKTLQLLRKQQTTILDDELIQWKRRQQLAGNGGPPEGTLDVLQTWCEKLAEIIWQNRQQIRRAEHLCQQLPIPGPVEEMLSELNGTITDIISALVTSTFIIEKQPPQVLKTQTKFAATVRLLVGGKLNVHMNPPQVKATIISEQQAKALLKNESTRNESSGEILNNCCVMEYHQATGTLSAHFRNMSLKRIKRSDRRGAESVTEEKFTILFESQFSVGGNELVFQVKTLSLPVVVIVHGSQDNNATATVLWDNAFAEPGRVPFAVPDKVQWPQLCEALNMKFKAEVQSSRGLTKENLVFLAQKLFNSTSSHLEDYSSTTVSWSQFNRENLPGRNYTFWQWFDGVMEVLKKHLKPHWNDGAILGFVNKQQAHDLLINKPDGTFLLRFSDSEIGGITIAWKFDSSERMFWNLMPFTTRDFSIRSLADRLGDLSYLIYVFPDRPKDEVFSKYYTPVLSKAVDGYVKPQIKQVVPEFVNASGDSAPGGATYMDQAPSPAVCSQPHYNMYTQNPDPVLDPEGDFDLEDTMDVARHVEELLRRPVDSQWIPHAQS